In Pygocentrus nattereri isolate fPygNat1 chromosome 3, fPygNat1.pri, whole genome shotgun sequence, the DNA window TCCTGACGTCCCGCCCACAGCATTTCCTTGGCAGCAGAGGCTGTTTGATGGTGGACTGCAATTGAATTTAACTTTGCTTTTCCACATTAAAGGCTCACGATACGTTTCTGGAGAACGACTGTTGGTATTTGAACTGAACAGTACAACAAACACAGCCCTCCCTTCAGAAGCTCCACACCCCCGAATTCATGGACGTGCATTGCTGAGGTCAAAATGCCTTTTTACATCTTCGTGGCCACAAAACCCTTCGCAAACATTGTACAGAGAAATACCATAATATAACAGTCGAGTGAAAAACGGCTCTGCGAGTAATGTTGCTGTCGCTACGGACCGTTGTTAGTGTTAGTGACTCTAACCAGTTGCTAACATAAGTggacaaaacaatactgacctGTTGATTCCGTAGCAAACAGGAATTAATGCTGCCCACCTGTCCAGCATGAGCGGCCTCCTCATCCGTTTTCAGGCATTTCTACTctcaatgaagctgaagtcgctgcTTTTCGTTAGTTTCTTGTTCACGTTTTTCTGTTCCGCCTTAAAAGATTCAGCGCCTAGACTACATTCaggcttcttgttagaattttctcgttccaccttaaattgtgcgcACACGGTGTGTGGGCGGTCACTGGGCgggcaaaacaaaacatgggGAGGGTCGACGTTTTCAAAGGGCGGAACTAACATGCACACGGGACTTCGTTCTCTGCTCAGGACACCGTTACACCACTACATCTTTACATAGAAATGAGTTGTTTGCTGctatattaatgtttaaaacGTCGACTTTATCACCTTTAACTTTTTCCAGCCATCAAAATGCAAGTGCAGATACGCATGTTGCGTTGTGTTAAATAATGCACACTCACGTTAGAAACGCAGTTGTAAACACAAATTAGCATTTTCTAATTTACATTTGAATTGCGTCCAGAGTTTGTTGCCATAGGCGGCTCTGTGTGattgaataatgcagaaatgcCAAAAATCGGTGGGCACCCACTGCCCTAGTCGGTCTCTGAGGAGTCATATGAAGACATGGACGAGTAAATTATGTCTCTTTTTTCCGATTTCTACACAGACCTGTCATACGGAGCTGCATGCCGGTCAGTATTACACCCTCCCTCCTGCACATATGCGCACACTGTTCCCACATGGACTGCCCCCGCGCTTCCAGATGCAGGTATTTATCAGCATTTGTCCGCATTGTTCTATATTCTgtgtatttatctatttatataATTACTTTGATGCTTTTATAGTGTGTGAAGGCCGTGTGCTTCATATTCAAAGCAGGAGAGTCAGAAATCGAGCCGAATGGTTTCTGTCGACAGGTGTTTTGTAATTGTAGTTTAATGACGGTTTCCTTCTGCGCGGCTTGTTTACAGATGAAGACGTTTAATGAAGCGTGTGTGATGGTGAGGCAGCCGGCGCTGGAGCTCATCACCTGCCTGAGGAAAGCAGACTACAGCGAACCTGCCCTGCGCTACGTACTCTGTATCCTTTTCCGCAGGATCATCACAATCAGCAGAATCTTTGTTCACCAAGAGGCAGGTGTACAAGGAGCTTTTCTCCAAAATTAAAGCCCGTAATATAATATAGGAGCTACACTGTATATAAACATTCACAATACACAAACAGTCTGTAAGTAAAGGACGTGCAATGAGGGATGCGGTCGGGTACTGAAGTGCCGAGGCGCGTACATACGCACTACTAAAGACTTTAAATATAAACGTTAATAGTTCAAACTTATGgcaatgtgtgtgtctgatccacttgtaccagcacaacacacactaacacaccaccatgtcagcgttactgcagtgctgagaatgacccaccacccaaacagtacctgctctgtgagggtccatgggggtcctgaccactgaagaacagggtaacagagtatcagagaaacagatggactacagtctgtaactgtagaactacagagtgcagctatacagtaagtggagctgataaagtggacaaatacatatatgtatacacactatatctcaaagttttcactcccccatccaaatcattgaattcaggtgttccaatcacttccatggccacaggtgtataaacccaagcccCTGGGCCTGCAGACCTTTTATATTCTGTCGTATATTTTCTACTGtatattctgtttttcatgGCAACAGACAGTTGCACGAGCATTTCACTGCATGTTGTGCTGTGTACGGCTGTGAGTGAGTGCGATAAAGCTTGATTTTGTTTGCTGGGATGTAGGTCTGAAGGTTAACATGATACTAATTAGTACTGCTTAGGTTATTATGTCTGTTTTCTTGTTGGCCAGGCTTGTAGCTGTAGTGCTGAACATGCCGTGGGGAGACAGGAGCAACTGTTTACAACTGTTTTTGGCAGATTCTTATATGGTAGCACTGCTGTAAGCGTCCATAACCAGCAGCCCATCCCTTAacctctgtgtctgtatgtttaGCATCTGCACGAGTTTTTCCTTCACCGTGTATTAGATGGAGAGAAGGGCTGTGGGAAGACTCTGTCTCTGTGCCATGTGCTTCATTTCTGCTCCACTCAAGGATGGCTAGTCCTGCACATACCAGATGGTGAGAGCTCATGCAACCACCTCATTACATAACCACAAATAGCAACTATTAGGCTCACTAGTGATCGGCTGTATTAAAGGAAACGGTGCAAAACTAGACATCAGTAGGGATAAAAAGGAGCTCAGTATGTGGGGGAATTCTTACCCTAAAGATATTACAGCTGGTTACTGTGTTTGATGATGCCCCGTATACACCATATGGCTGAAGGTGTGGACCTGACCATCACATGTATACGAGCTTGTTGGacgtcccattccaaaaccatgggcattaatatggagtctCCCCCCTTTGGGGCTGTAACTGCTTCCTCTCTTCCGTGAAGATTCCattgtttgtgggaatttgtgtccattcagtcaaaagagcatttgtgaggtcacacgctgatgttggacgagagggtctggctcgtGATCgacgttccagttcatcccaaaggtgttcagtggggttgaggtcagggctctgtgcaggccactggagttcctccacaccaatggtcactccatgtctttatggagctcgctttctgctcaggggctctgtcatgctggaacagcaGAGGCTCTACTctaaactgctgacacaaagctggaagtgtataactgtgtaaaatgtctttgtgctgtagcgtcaacatcacccttcactggaactgaggggcctgagaaacagccccagctcattatccctcctccaccaaactttacagttggctcTGTGTGTTCCGGGAGGTAGTGTcatcctggcatccaccaaacccagattcatcatcagactaACAGACAGTGAAGCGTGACTCGTCACCCTGCAAAACATGTTTCAGTtaaaaatcttctcaaaattCAGCGTCTCGGACATCAGGCAGgatttactttctggacctgaactaCCCATCTCTCACTGCAAAAAACGCTGTCTTGTCaattaaatatagtcaataaatctaacaTTTCAGCTGTTAAGATAgctgtaagcttaatttaagaacTTTGACCTTATTTCTAAtcattttttcacttgttttaagtagTTTTAATAAGTAAAATTCTCTCACTGTACTgtcagatcattttgcttgatTTGTGCTTAAAACCAGCAAAAGTATCTGCTAGTCTAGTGAGATActtttacttaataaagtgacttagaatgtgaaaaaaagtaaattataaaTATACTAACCTTATAATAagaaaatgggaaatattagatatttagagTTTTTGGTGGTTGGAGCTCTCCAGGTTTTTCTCtcaaacaaacaacattttgttatttttaattttataagcTTTAATGAAAAACCTAAATAGCTTCATTAAAGTATGCCAATGTTTAAAGGAGTAAAGTAGTCTCGTCTCGTAGTCTGACCACTAGgtgtctctgtttctttctgtagCTCATTTGTGGGTGAAGAACTGCCGGGAGCTGCTGCCCTCGTCCTCCCGCCCAGGCCGCTTTGATCAGCCAATCCAGGCCTTGAATTGGCTGAAGAATTTCAAAACCACCAATGAGCACTTTCTCTCCAAGGTACTCTGTAACCATGGCAACATGTTTAATAACGATTAAGTACGGTAATGGTTCTTGTAACCTGGAATTAGAATTTAAAATCGCAGCTAGACTCACAACATTGAACACTGCAGTGAGCAGGATTATGAAAAATGCGCCAGTCTGAATCAACTGTGTTGGCGTTTTGATGCTGTAGCCAGTTAATCAGTAAAATTATTCAGTTTTATGGACAAATTAAAATTCTCAGACGGTTTATTAGCTAGTAATATGTAAATACTTGCTCCAGCTGTATTTGTGGAGATTTACTGAATCACTTTCTAAAGAATCGTTCTCGAGTTGAACCACTGTGAAGATCGGAGATCCAGTATTCCGCCCAAACAACTGATCGCTTTTTTATTTCGCGCATGAACTTCCATGATTCGCTACTTCTTGTTGGTGAGCAGATAAAGACGACGCAGCGTTACGTGTGgacgaagagagagagcacagaagaAGGACGGCCCTTAGGGGAGCTGGTTGACCAGGTGAGGCTTTTCTACCGTACTTGTCATTGTGTCCACAATTCTGTTCAACTCTAATCAGGGCCCATCCGATAAGACAGTAGACTGAGTTAAAGAAGCTGAGAATCCAAATAACCCATAATATTGGCTGCTGTCAATTTCCATGATCCAAAACTAAATAAAGCCAAATAGATTTagtgaaagtgtttttcttAAATCCCAATATGCTGAAAGTGTTATGTAAAAATCTGAAACACACCAACTGCAGAGGCCTTCTGGCCTACGacgttatttgtcatgttagttattattattcttgCGTGGCATtttatccctcagcctcatcaaaATCCCCaattctgtattattattattatttttattattttttgttgttttttttttcttgcactacaatacccagcgtGCATTACACAAATCTAACATACAGCCGTTGTGATGGAGTTTCTGTTTGCAAACATGATGATGTAAGggataataatgatgatattCGTGTCTTTGTCATTCTGATTCGTTTCCTAGCAGTGAAGTTAGAcgcagtcgtatgcaaaagtttgggcaccccctaattttctaaatgaaattgAGTTAACACGACCTCTGCAGAGAGCACGCATTTTAATACGCAATGACCGTTTATTTGAAGGTATGgcgcattttatattttgttttgtttttaatgttaaactcaaataagcatataaataaaaactgcaccgtaaaattagctgaaaaatgccatatttatttttgttccctgtagagggcGTGGTATCTTATTTagacttagaaaataaacaaaatatgtcatttgactgggggtttaaacttttgcatacaactgtagcgGGACTCCTTCTGCTTAAGCCAGCtagtagaaaataaataaataaataaataaatcaatactgCCACCAAGTGACCCCCCCAAGCATATGTCGTTTTCCTCACACCTTCAGATTACATCATCAGATGGAGATTTTCCTTCGTTTTAGTCCCACTCCCGCCCCCTTGTGACAGTGAGCTGGTGAGATTGTGATGGGTCTCACGTAAATCCTCAGGACTCCAGATCCTGCTTCCTGGGAATTGAACCCATGGTCCTGGAGTTGCTAGACTCTTTTCTCCTCGTGCCTCTTTCCGTGCTGTAGTTGCCCCCTAATTTTGTGTTCATCTTGCTTGTGCCTTGTCCTCTCCTCAGGGCGTGTCCCGTGTGAAGAGCAGCAGTGATGTAGTGGGGGCGCTGCTGAGGGAGCTGAGGCTGCAAGCAGGGGGCGCTGCTGAGGGAGCATTCAGATTGGCTGTGGCTGTAGATGGAGTGAACGCACTGTGGGGGAAAACAACTCTGAAGAAGGAGGACAAGAGTGAGGTGTTGTGCCTTTTCCATACGAGCTTGTTCAAATTATTCTGTTTCACATCACTAACATGAAACGCCAGGTAGAGCAATAATTTCTATAATCGGTTATTCCATCAACCAGCGCATTCATTTGGTTACATCTCTgctgcaaatatttttttcttttttttcactacGTCTAAAAAgacttttactgttttaaatgaaatagtagaagccgtatcgccccctacgcttcctgtagtgtattacagtctgtcagagcgactgtgtggatcatatgaacattatagagctttttaaatgaaacagtagaagccgtatcgccccctacgcctcctgtagtgtattacagtctgtcagagcgactgtgtggatcatatgaacattatagagctttttaaatgaaacagtagaagccgtatcgccccctacgcttcctgtagtgtattacagtctgtcagagcgactgtgtggatcatatgaacattatagagctttttaaatgaaacagtagaagccgtatcgccccctatgcttcctgtagtgtattacagtctgtcagagagactgtgtggatcatatgaacattatagagctttttaaatgaaacagtagaagccgtatcgccccctacgcttcctgtagtgtattacagtctgtcagagagactgtgtggatcatatggacattatagagctttttaaatgaaacagtagaagccgtatcgccccctacgcttcctgtagtgtattacagtctgtcagagcgactgtgtggatcatatgaacattatagagctttttaaatgaaacagtagaagccgtatcgccccctacgcttcctgtagtgtattacagtctgtcagagcgactgtgtggatcatatgaacattatagagctttttaaatgaaacagtagaagccgtatcgccccctacgcttcctgtagtgtattacagtctgtcagagcgactgtgtggatcatatgaacattatagagctttttaaatgaaacagtagaagccgtatcgccccctacgcttcctgtagtgtattacagtctgtcagagcgactgtgtggatcatatgaacattatagagctttttaaatgaaacagtagaagccgtatcgccccctacgcttcctgtagtgtattacagtctgtcagagcgactgtgtggatcatatgaacattatagagctttttaaatgaaacagtagaagccgtatcgccccctacgcttcctgtaatgtattacagtctgtcagagcgactgtgtggatcatatgaacattatagagctttttaaatgaaacagtagaagccgtatcgccccctacgcttcctgtagtgtattacagtctgtcagagtgactgtgtggatcatatgaacattatagagctttttaaatgaaacagtagaagccgtatcgccccctacgcttcctgtagtgtattacagtctgtcagagcgactgtgtggatcatatgaacattatagagctttttaaatgaaacagtagaagccgtatcgccccctacgcttcctgtagtgtattacagtctatcagagcgactgtgtggatcatatgagcaGTGTATGTCAATTTTATTGAATAGTCATTGCAGTTCCACTGATGATATCTAATATTTCgaatttgttttaatttctttctCGTTCTTTCTGCCTGGTTAGGTTTTGCCAGAGGAGCTAACGCTTATCCATAACCTGAGGAAGATGTTGAGAAATGACTGGGTAAAATCTCCTATTCATCAGAATCATTGCTGTGTGCCTCAGTGAGggttgtttgtgctgttttcgtCCTCTTCCTCGTCTCACTTTTCTTCTTTCACAGTGTGGGGGAGCCATTCTCACGACGCTGTCTCAGACAGGATCTCTGTTCAAACCTCGCTCAGCCTACCTGCCCATGGAGCTGCTGGGAGAGGTCAGTAAacccacacatatacactaaaaTCATTTGTCAGTGTGATTCCCGGTAACCAGACTCAGCTGTACAGTAGTTGTCATTTCTCTTTCAGGAGGGGTTTGATAACATGGACCCCTTTGTGCCCATCCCTGTTTCCAACTACAGCGATAAGGAGTTTGAGAGCTGTTACCTGTACTACCTGGACCGTAACTGGCTCCAGCATCCACACAGTGAGTGTCTGAGTGCAAAACAACAAGAGTTAAAGCATTAAATGTCTAGTGTATGTAATACGTTTTATTATGATGTTGTTATATCTTATCATGACTTTAGTGTCGGAAGGTAATATCGTATCGTGACTTTAGTATCGGAAGGTAATATCTTATCATGACTTTAGTGTCGGAAGGTAATATCGTATCGTGACTTTAGTGTCGGAAGGTAATATCGTATCGTGACTTTAGTGTCGGAAGGTAATATCGTATCGTGACTTTAGTATCGGAAGGTAATATCGTATCGTGACTTTAGTGTCGGAAGGTAATATCGTATCGTGACTTTAGTATCGGAAGGTAATATCGTATCGTGACTTTAGTGTCGGAAGGTAATATCTTATCGTGACTTTAGTATCAGAAGGTAATATCGTATCGTGACTTTAGTGTCGGAAGGTAATATCGTATCGTGACTTCAGTGTCGGAAGGTAATATCGTATCGTGACTTTAGTATCAGAAGGTAATATCGTATCGTGACTTTAGTGTCGGAAGGTAATATCGTATCGTGACTTCAGTGTCGGAAGGTAATATCGTATCGTGACTTTAGTGTCGGAAGGTAATATCGTATCGTGACTTTAGTGTCGGAAGGTAATATCGTATCGTGACTTTAGTGTCGGAAGGTAATATCTTATCGTGACTTTAGTATCAGAAGGTAATATCGTATCGTGACTTTAGTGTCGGAAGGTAATATCTTATCGTGACTTTAGTGTCGGAAGGTAATATCGTATCGTGACTTTAGTGTCGGAAGGTAATATCTTATCGTGACTTTAGTATCAGAAGGTAATATCGTATCGTGACTTTAGTGTCGGAAGGTAATATCGTATCGTGACTTTAGTGTCGGAAGGTAATATCGTATCGTGACTTTAGTGTCGGAAGGTAATATCTTATCGTGACTTCAGTGTCGGAAGGTAATATCGTATCGTGACTTTAGTGTCGGAAGGTAATATCGTATCGTGACTTTAGTGTCGGAAGGTAATATCGTATCATGCAGTCTACAAATGTGGCAAAATGATCGCATATTTAAGATTcattaacatttttatattatactaATAACATGCCTTCAAGCGGCGTGCGGTGTACAGTATGTGGAAAAACACTGGTGtttaaaacagcagcagaaaggCATTTTGGGATTTTTGGAAAGCTCTGATTTTGTTCCTGCAGGTCGAACAGAGGACGGAAAGAAGGAGCTCATCTTTCTCAGCAGCAGAAATCCATCCATTCTGGAAAGATTGTGTGCTTTCCTCTGATAAatattcccctctctctctctctctctctctctctctctccctctctctctctctctctcggactctttctgtgtaaaattataCGTAATACAGATTACATGTGTGGTTCAtgtctttaataataaaaagctaaaaagcTGGCCTGACACATCTGCTTCATTTTTCTTGCAGTCATGCATGAAGTAAGCGGTGTTCAGTGGTGTGTCTTCTTTTCTACGTTGATTTCTAATGCTTTCATTCCTGTTTCTAATATAACGTAATAAATTTATGGGTCTTTTGCTTccataaaagtttaaaatggaGTTAAATGAGCAAACGGTATTCAGATATAACCCACAGTTTCTAGCACACAGTCCTTTATGTCTTTAACAGGCCCATGTTCTACAtttctttcttgtgttttaGATGGTTGTTCTCAGGGACCCCACGAACGTTCCCCTTTTTTTATTCTGTCCCTCTATGTTGTGAGTTGGGCGGAAGCGAAAATCATCAGGAGGGTCTCTGAGGACGTGTTTGTGAGCCACTGACTTACATGTGTATGTTTAGGTACCAAAACCAGTCAAAGTTCACCACCCCTTAGAAATAAACACTTTGTTGTCATGTCTTTAAGGctaaaaaatatgcaaaagttgaACCAGTTTGCTTAAATTCCATGTTTTAATTCCTCTTTCAAGTAATTCCAAATACAAcgtattaaatatgtattttacagtgtaatataaccccccccccccccccccccccctccattattaaattcagcaaattggGGGTagttgtacattaaaatgtccaGAAGTGTGTCCTCTGGGGATGCGTTCACTTATTTCACTGTGAAAGATTAAAGAATGTCATTTGACcgggggtgcacaaacttttgcacatgactgtatatgtaaatgagctctgttctaattggctgcacTACATTGCACTTCAGtctaaaagcagtccaggctgcaacactccttataacttcagcctgaatgggtggagctaaactgctgtaggctggataggtgggtatatgtaaatgtgtcagtttctgtgacatcacaacaacgATGTTTTCAGAAAGGCctgtttttttacagcttagtttcaAGCTTTTGCTCTTgttatttttccccaaaaagCTAGGAAAATGAAGTTTTccatgatgtgggccctttaagaggCTCTGGTAGAGCTCAGAGACGGTGAATTCAGATCCAGCAACGTCTCCTATTCATCACCGTCTTATTCTCCCAAAAATAAAAGAGGAAAGGCTTCATTAACTCTTAATGACTCGTGGGTTCCTGCCGGCCATTAGACGTCATGTATGACAGCATCCATTACCTCGACAGAGCTGGAAGCTTTATCTTAGTGACACTAAGTGTTAAAGTAGGCCTGAAAGGTGGATCACTCAGTTCACAAGCCCCTTCTGAAAATATTTGGATTAAATAaactgtccaaaagtttgtggacgcCTATTTGCAGTACTTTTCTGTAGCGATTATAAATGTTGGGGCATCagttgcatgtgtgtgtgtatgtatatgtatttaaaatcttatcttgttgctgtcggaagaaccttgtatctccatttttgtcgattttcagtttttgacacaatttgaaaatgcttgttgacCTTTatgctgtgtgtaaatttcatgaaggatggaccaaaataaatggccaaaaatgacctggaaagacgtctggttccattgacttacattaaaagtaaagtaggttttttccctctcctgtaaggttaccattttggagatacaaggttttgttccaccagcagtgatatatatatatatatatatgtatatatgtatgtatgcataagaaaaatgatatatagcaccaaaagtgttctattgTTTGTAATGGTAAAGATGCTgttctccatgaatctgaagaaccatttcatgatgcaaagaatcctctaatcatgcaaagggttcgatatagaatcattttctttactaaagaaccctcatgGTAccatatacgtgtgtgtgtgtatatatatatatacacatatatatatatatatatatatatatatatatatatatatatatatatatatatatatatacacatatatatgcgCTTTGTGACAGCGCTTGTCAAATGTGATGCAACATCTCAGCAAAGAACTCAAAAAcctttaaactttatttttttcaaattatccATCAACATGTACAAACAAGGTAAGGGGCAGCAACTGTTTAAGAgaagtaacacacacacacacacacacacacacacacacaccaatgtctcaggcagtgaattcagaaccagctcatgtaggaactttctgtgaggagcttttagagggagacgtctggttcccatccccaccactgggaacggttctgactctgtcagtttatctaggacggagcgtttcacaccgaaccgctcagaaccgcttTGCTGACACGTTAACCGTTTAATCATGTCAGAAATTTCGAAAAGTCGGCGAACTGCTCCGCTTTAATGCTAAGGACGTTTAAAAATCGAAGGGCCGTTGAAGTTTTATAAGTTTGTGCTTTGGCGACGCCTGCAGGCCGTGCGGCGCaatgacaacaataataaaagccGTAGTCACGTGACGGTCATGCACCGCGCACTGTCGAAGAAGCAGGAAGGTAAACTTTGGACTCCTGACCGCAGCGATGTGAGAGCAACTGAACAGAAACCGAGTCGCTGTCACTGAATACACGTTAACGGGAAGGTGGAGAACAAGGACAAGGTAAATAAGTTACTGTATTGAGGTGGAACGAGGCAGAAATCGGCTTCACAtgcgaattttccgttccaccttaaatggtcccgCAGTTACACTGGGGCGCCTCAGGCGCCTGAATGcagctgctgcatcatttaaggtggaacgggaaattcgc includes these proteins:
- the dap3 gene encoding 28S ribosomal protein S29, mitochondrial, with product MNLPRLYHRLRLTARSLHSSANGQQVEKVAVAVDPDVPSQVSVFRTSENDPTCHTELHAGQYYTLPPAHMRTLFPHGLPPRFQMQMKTFNEACVMVRQPALELITCLRKADYSEPALRYVLYGEKGCGKTLSLCHVLHFCSTQGWLVLHIPDAHLWVKNCRELLPSSSRPGRFDQPIQALNWLKNFKTTNEHFLSKIKTTQRYVWTKRESTEEGRPLGELVDQGVSRVKSSSDVVGALLRELRLQAGGAAEGAFRLAVAVDGVNALWGKTTLKKEDKSEVLPEELTLIHNLRKMLRNDWCGGAILTTLSQTGSLFKPRSAYLPMELLGEEGFDNMDPFVPIPVSNYSDKEFESCYLYYLDRNWLQHPHSRTEDGKKELIFLSSRNPSILERLCAFL